A region of Phalacrocorax carbo chromosome 7, bPhaCar2.1, whole genome shotgun sequence DNA encodes the following proteins:
- the RUBCN gene encoding run domain Beclin-1-interacting and cysteine-rich domain-containing protein isoform X1: MEVGPREGRAESRKEHWKLLGNLKTTVEGLVSTSNPNVWSKYGGLERLCRDMHSILYHGLIHDKVCCRQKDYWQFVKDIRWLSPGSAHHLEKFISLQESNQPDSEGSGDQAIAQLWLQHSLQCHCLSAQLRPLLGNRQYIRKFYADTAFLLSDAHVTAMLQCLEAVEQNNPRLLAQIDTSMLAGTSLPSLCTSGPLTREMCDHDAEGQESHLPGALGCLDHCAESLLTRKSDGLPLVTKSQSLTALPASPYVPAAGCTQQRCFGSFSSLHHPASSSLSDRRSGSSSISSTSSQPQEHCPSTRSSSFSEGRSLLEQPGSATCFHVPSPKDPFCPASEMSSSTASQSEDTWMGSQDDPQSDANDGPEYLAIGNLGRRGRVCSSTSTNSTKSSSSKLFSSSSSQKLDSVSSLGEQGASGGGSRGLSLLRRSSFSEGQSSAPQGILKKSHVRSHSDTNVASGKLHESHGDPGGGRGPISASTQSSELSTPSSLYMEYDSGQYLSSGEGMFRRPSEGQSLISYLSEQDFGSCADLEKENAHFSISESLIAAIELMKCNMMSRQLEEEEEDSDKEIQELKQKIRIRRQQIRTRHLFPACQELGSDSLVATDSGSQFSSHGSVRLSDSGSMEDVEEYEIRDGNDGSNLIQMSKNGLSVSMASLFSDADIKRNPDSSRKSFLSSDSMSHSFLNSNSAEAVAMGLLKQFEGMQLPAASELEWLVPEHDAPQKLLPIPDSLPISPDDGEHADIYKLRIRVRGNLEWAPPRPQIIFNVHPTPTRKVAVAKQNYRCAGCGIRTDPDYMKRLRYCEYLGKYFCQCCHENAQMVIPSRILRKWDFSKYCVSNFSKDLLSKIWSDPLFNVQDINPALYRKVKSLNQVWLLRIQLFHMKNMFKTCRLAKDLLDSFDAVPGHLTEDLHLYSLSDLSATKKGDLVPRLTELLKAGSLHVEKCMLCQAKGFICEFCQNEGDIIFPFELNKCRTCEECKACYHKSCFKSTRCPRCERLQARRELLAKQSMESYVSDYEDELEEPEAVAAT, encoded by the exons ATGGAGGTCGGGCCACGCGAGGGGCGCGCGGAGAGCAG GAAGGAGCATTGGAAGCTGCTAGGCAACCTGAAGACCACAGTGGAAGGCTTGGTGTCCACCAGTAACCCAAATGTCTGGTCCAAGTATGGCGGCTTGGAACGGCTCTGCAGAGACATGCACAGCATCCTCTACCATGGGCTCATCCACGACAAG GTGTGCTGCAGACAGAAGGATTACTGGCAGTTTGTGAAGGACATTCGCTGGTTGAGTCCTGGCTCTGCTCATCACCTGGAGAAG TTCATCAGCCTGCAGGAGAGCAACCAGCCTGACTCAGAGGGCTCAGGGGACCAGGCCATCGcacagctgtggctgcagcacagcctgcagtgTCACTGCCTGTCGGCGCAGCTGAGACCACTCCTGGGGAACCGGCAGTACATCAGGAAATTCTATGCAG ACACTGCCTTCCTGCTCAGTGACGCCCACGTCACGGCcatgctgcagtgcctggaggCTGTTGAGCAGAACAACCCCAGGCTTCTGGCTCAGATCGACACCTCCATG CTGGCCGGCACGTCACTGCCGTCCCTGTGCACATCAGGTCCTTTGACAAGAGAGATGTGTGACCATGACGCAGAAGGACAGGAGAGCCATCTGCCTGGGGCACTGGGCTGCCTGGATCATTGTGCTGAGAGCCTG CTTACCAGGAAGAGTGACGGTCTGCCCCTGGTGACCAAGAGCCAGAGCCTGACTGCACTCCCCGCATCCCCGTAcgtccctgctgcaggctgcacaCAGCAGCGCTGCTTTGGGTCCTTCTCCAGCCTCCACCATCCAGCCTCCTCTAGCCTCTCAG ACAGGAGATCAGGGAGCTCCTCCATCAGCTCCACCTCTAGCCAGCCCCAGGAGCACTGCCCATCCACCCGGTCCTCCTCCTTCAGCGAGGGCAggtccctgctggagcagcccGGCTCTGCCACCTGCTTCCACGTCCCCTCACCCAAAGACCCCTTCTGTCCGGCCAGTGAGATGAGCTCCAGCACCGCCAGCCAGAGCGAGGACACTTGGATGGGGAGTCAGGATGATCCGCAGAGTGATGCTAATGATGGACCGGAGTACCTGGCCATTGGGAACTtggggcgccggggccgggtgtgcagcagcaccagcaccaaCAGCACCAAGAGCAGTAGCTCCAAActcttctcctccagcagctcccagaagcTGGACTCTGTCTCATcactgggagagcagggggCAAGTGGAGGTGGAAGCAGGGGCCTGAGCCTGTTGCGCCGGTCCAGCTTCTCAGAGGGACAGTCATCAGCTCCGCAGGGAATCCTCAAGAAGAGCCATGTGCGCTCGCACTCCGACACCAACGTGGCTTCGGGGAAGTTGCACG AGTCCCATGGCGATCCAGGTGGAGGGAGAGGGCCAATCTCTGCTTCCACCCAGAGCAGTGAACTGAGCACACCCAGCTCCCTCTACATGGAGTATG ACTCTGGGCAGTACCTGAGCTCAGGAGAAGGGATGTTCAGAAGACCCTCAGAAGGGCAGTCTCTCATCAGCTACCTCTCTGAGCAGGACTTTGGCAGCTGTGCAGACCTGGagaag GAGAATGCCCACTTCAGCATCTCAGAGTCTCTGATCGCTGCCATTGAGCTGATGAAATGCAACATGATGAGccggcagctggaggaggaggaagaagacagTGACAAGGAGATTCAGGAGCTTAAACAAAAGATTCGCATTCGGCGCCAGCAGATCCGCACCAGGCACCTGTTCCCTGCCTGCCAGGAGTTAGGCTCAGACA GTCTTGTGGCTACAGACAGCGGGTCCCAGTTCAGCTCTCATGGCTCCGTGCGGCTCTCTGACTCTGGCTCCATGGAGGATGTGGAAGAGTACGAGATCCGAG ATGGTAACGATGGATCTAACCTGATTCAAATGTCCAAGAACGGCCTCTCAGTGTCAATGGCTTCCTTGTTCTCAG ATGCAGACATCAAGAGGAACCCAGACTCCAGCAGGAAGTCCTTTCTCTCCTCGGACTCCAT GTCCCACTCCTTCCTCAATTCCAACTCGGCCGAGGCCGTGGCCATGGGCTTGTTGAAGCAGTTTGAGGGCATGCAGCTTCCGGCTGCCTCTGAATTGGAGTGGCTGGTCCCTGAGCACGACGCCCCACAGAAG ctcctgcccatCCCCGACTCTCTGCCCATCTCTCCTGACGATGGAGAACATGCCGACATCTACAAGCTGAGGATTCGGGTGCGCGGAAACTTGGAGTGGGCCCCACCACGACCACAGATCATCTTCAATGTTCACCCAACCCCAAC GAGGAAGGTGGCCGTGGCCAAGCAGAATTACCGTTGTGCAGGCTGTGGCATCCGGACTGATCCTG ATTACATGAAGCGGCTGCGGTACTGTGAGTACCTGGGGAAGTATTTCTGCCAGTGCTGCCACGAGAATGCCCAGATGGTCATCCCCAGCCGCATCCTGCGCAAGTGGGACTTCAGCAAGTACTGTGTGAGCAACTTCTCCAAAGACCTGCTGAGCAAGATCTGGAGTGACCCGCTCTTCAATGTGCAGGATATCAATCCTGCCCTGTACCGGAAAGTGAAGTCTCTCAACCAAGTGTGG ctgctgcGAATCCAGCTTTTCCACATGAAGAACATGTTTAAGACGTGCCGGCTAGCTAAAGA CCTCCTAGACTCCTTCGATGCAGTGCCTGGCCACTTGACGGAGGATTTGCACCTCTACTCGCTGAGCGACCTCAGTGCCACGAAGAAAGGGGACCTGGTGCCTCGACTGACAGAGCTCCTGAAAGCAGGCAGCCTTCATGTTGAGAAGTGCATG ctgTGCCAAGCCAAAGGCTTCATCTGTGAGTTCTGCCAGAATGAGGGTGACATCATTTTCCCCTTTGAGCTCAACAAGTGCAGGACATGTGAAG AGTGCAAAGCCTGCTACCACAAATCCTGCTTCAAATCCACCCGCTGTCCCCGCTGTGAGCGGCTTCAAGCCCGGAGAGAGCTGCTGGCCAAGCAGAGCATGGAGTCCTACGTCTCAGACTACGAAGACGAGCTGGAGGAGCCAGAGGCAGTGGCAGCCACCTGA
- the RUBCN gene encoding run domain Beclin-1-interacting and cysteine-rich domain-containing protein isoform X2 → MKEHWKLLGNLKTTVEGLVSTSNPNVWSKYGGLERLCRDMHSILYHGLIHDKVCCRQKDYWQFVKDIRWLSPGSAHHLEKFISLQESNQPDSEGSGDQAIAQLWLQHSLQCHCLSAQLRPLLGNRQYIRKFYADTAFLLSDAHVTAMLQCLEAVEQNNPRLLAQIDTSMLAGTSLPSLCTSGPLTREMCDHDAEGQESHLPGALGCLDHCAESLLTRKSDGLPLVTKSQSLTALPASPYVPAAGCTQQRCFGSFSSLHHPASSSLSDRRSGSSSISSTSSQPQEHCPSTRSSSFSEGRSLLEQPGSATCFHVPSPKDPFCPASEMSSSTASQSEDTWMGSQDDPQSDANDGPEYLAIGNLGRRGRVCSSTSTNSTKSSSSKLFSSSSSQKLDSVSSLGEQGASGGGSRGLSLLRRSSFSEGQSSAPQGILKKSHVRSHSDTNVASGKLHESHGDPGGGRGPISASTQSSELSTPSSLYMEYDSGQYLSSGEGMFRRPSEGQSLISYLSEQDFGSCADLEKENAHFSISESLIAAIELMKCNMMSRQLEEEEEDSDKEIQELKQKIRIRRQQIRTRHLFPACQELGSDSLVATDSGSQFSSHGSVRLSDSGSMEDVEEYEIRDGNDGSNLIQMSKNGLSVSMASLFSDADIKRNPDSSRKSFLSSDSMSHSFLNSNSAEAVAMGLLKQFEGMQLPAASELEWLVPEHDAPQKLLPIPDSLPISPDDGEHADIYKLRIRVRGNLEWAPPRPQIIFNVHPTPTRKVAVAKQNYRCAGCGIRTDPDYMKRLRYCEYLGKYFCQCCHENAQMVIPSRILRKWDFSKYCVSNFSKDLLSKIWSDPLFNVQDINPALYRKVKSLNQVWLLRIQLFHMKNMFKTCRLAKDLLDSFDAVPGHLTEDLHLYSLSDLSATKKGDLVPRLTELLKAGSLHVEKCMLCQAKGFICEFCQNEGDIIFPFELNKCRTCEECKACYHKSCFKSTRCPRCERLQARRELLAKQSMESYVSDYEDELEEPEAVAAT, encoded by the exons AT GAAGGAGCATTGGAAGCTGCTAGGCAACCTGAAGACCACAGTGGAAGGCTTGGTGTCCACCAGTAACCCAAATGTCTGGTCCAAGTATGGCGGCTTGGAACGGCTCTGCAGAGACATGCACAGCATCCTCTACCATGGGCTCATCCACGACAAG GTGTGCTGCAGACAGAAGGATTACTGGCAGTTTGTGAAGGACATTCGCTGGTTGAGTCCTGGCTCTGCTCATCACCTGGAGAAG TTCATCAGCCTGCAGGAGAGCAACCAGCCTGACTCAGAGGGCTCAGGGGACCAGGCCATCGcacagctgtggctgcagcacagcctgcagtgTCACTGCCTGTCGGCGCAGCTGAGACCACTCCTGGGGAACCGGCAGTACATCAGGAAATTCTATGCAG ACACTGCCTTCCTGCTCAGTGACGCCCACGTCACGGCcatgctgcagtgcctggaggCTGTTGAGCAGAACAACCCCAGGCTTCTGGCTCAGATCGACACCTCCATG CTGGCCGGCACGTCACTGCCGTCCCTGTGCACATCAGGTCCTTTGACAAGAGAGATGTGTGACCATGACGCAGAAGGACAGGAGAGCCATCTGCCTGGGGCACTGGGCTGCCTGGATCATTGTGCTGAGAGCCTG CTTACCAGGAAGAGTGACGGTCTGCCCCTGGTGACCAAGAGCCAGAGCCTGACTGCACTCCCCGCATCCCCGTAcgtccctgctgcaggctgcacaCAGCAGCGCTGCTTTGGGTCCTTCTCCAGCCTCCACCATCCAGCCTCCTCTAGCCTCTCAG ACAGGAGATCAGGGAGCTCCTCCATCAGCTCCACCTCTAGCCAGCCCCAGGAGCACTGCCCATCCACCCGGTCCTCCTCCTTCAGCGAGGGCAggtccctgctggagcagcccGGCTCTGCCACCTGCTTCCACGTCCCCTCACCCAAAGACCCCTTCTGTCCGGCCAGTGAGATGAGCTCCAGCACCGCCAGCCAGAGCGAGGACACTTGGATGGGGAGTCAGGATGATCCGCAGAGTGATGCTAATGATGGACCGGAGTACCTGGCCATTGGGAACTtggggcgccggggccgggtgtgcagcagcaccagcaccaaCAGCACCAAGAGCAGTAGCTCCAAActcttctcctccagcagctcccagaagcTGGACTCTGTCTCATcactgggagagcagggggCAAGTGGAGGTGGAAGCAGGGGCCTGAGCCTGTTGCGCCGGTCCAGCTTCTCAGAGGGACAGTCATCAGCTCCGCAGGGAATCCTCAAGAAGAGCCATGTGCGCTCGCACTCCGACACCAACGTGGCTTCGGGGAAGTTGCACG AGTCCCATGGCGATCCAGGTGGAGGGAGAGGGCCAATCTCTGCTTCCACCCAGAGCAGTGAACTGAGCACACCCAGCTCCCTCTACATGGAGTATG ACTCTGGGCAGTACCTGAGCTCAGGAGAAGGGATGTTCAGAAGACCCTCAGAAGGGCAGTCTCTCATCAGCTACCTCTCTGAGCAGGACTTTGGCAGCTGTGCAGACCTGGagaag GAGAATGCCCACTTCAGCATCTCAGAGTCTCTGATCGCTGCCATTGAGCTGATGAAATGCAACATGATGAGccggcagctggaggaggaggaagaagacagTGACAAGGAGATTCAGGAGCTTAAACAAAAGATTCGCATTCGGCGCCAGCAGATCCGCACCAGGCACCTGTTCCCTGCCTGCCAGGAGTTAGGCTCAGACA GTCTTGTGGCTACAGACAGCGGGTCCCAGTTCAGCTCTCATGGCTCCGTGCGGCTCTCTGACTCTGGCTCCATGGAGGATGTGGAAGAGTACGAGATCCGAG ATGGTAACGATGGATCTAACCTGATTCAAATGTCCAAGAACGGCCTCTCAGTGTCAATGGCTTCCTTGTTCTCAG ATGCAGACATCAAGAGGAACCCAGACTCCAGCAGGAAGTCCTTTCTCTCCTCGGACTCCAT GTCCCACTCCTTCCTCAATTCCAACTCGGCCGAGGCCGTGGCCATGGGCTTGTTGAAGCAGTTTGAGGGCATGCAGCTTCCGGCTGCCTCTGAATTGGAGTGGCTGGTCCCTGAGCACGACGCCCCACAGAAG ctcctgcccatCCCCGACTCTCTGCCCATCTCTCCTGACGATGGAGAACATGCCGACATCTACAAGCTGAGGATTCGGGTGCGCGGAAACTTGGAGTGGGCCCCACCACGACCACAGATCATCTTCAATGTTCACCCAACCCCAAC GAGGAAGGTGGCCGTGGCCAAGCAGAATTACCGTTGTGCAGGCTGTGGCATCCGGACTGATCCTG ATTACATGAAGCGGCTGCGGTACTGTGAGTACCTGGGGAAGTATTTCTGCCAGTGCTGCCACGAGAATGCCCAGATGGTCATCCCCAGCCGCATCCTGCGCAAGTGGGACTTCAGCAAGTACTGTGTGAGCAACTTCTCCAAAGACCTGCTGAGCAAGATCTGGAGTGACCCGCTCTTCAATGTGCAGGATATCAATCCTGCCCTGTACCGGAAAGTGAAGTCTCTCAACCAAGTGTGG ctgctgcGAATCCAGCTTTTCCACATGAAGAACATGTTTAAGACGTGCCGGCTAGCTAAAGA CCTCCTAGACTCCTTCGATGCAGTGCCTGGCCACTTGACGGAGGATTTGCACCTCTACTCGCTGAGCGACCTCAGTGCCACGAAGAAAGGGGACCTGGTGCCTCGACTGACAGAGCTCCTGAAAGCAGGCAGCCTTCATGTTGAGAAGTGCATG ctgTGCCAAGCCAAAGGCTTCATCTGTGAGTTCTGCCAGAATGAGGGTGACATCATTTTCCCCTTTGAGCTCAACAAGTGCAGGACATGTGAAG AGTGCAAAGCCTGCTACCACAAATCCTGCTTCAAATCCACCCGCTGTCCCCGCTGTGAGCGGCTTCAAGCCCGGAGAGAGCTGCTGGCCAAGCAGAGCATGGAGTCCTACGTCTCAGACTACGAAGACGAGCTGGAGGAGCCAGAGGCAGTGGCAGCCACCTGA
- the RUBCN gene encoding run domain Beclin-1-interacting and cysteine-rich domain-containing protein isoform X3 produces MEVGPREGRAESRKEHWKLLGNLKTTVEGLVSTSNPNVWSKYGGLERLCRDMHSILYHGLIHDKVCCRQKDYWQFVKDIRWLSPGSAHHLEKFISLQESNQPDSEGSGDQAIAQLWLQHSLQCHCLSAQLRPLLGNRQYIRKFYADTAFLLSDAHVTAMLQCLEAVEQNNPRLLAQIDTSMLAGTSLPSLCTSGPLTREMCDHDAEGQESHLPGALGCLDHCAESLLTRKSDGLPLVTKSQSLTALPASPYVPAAGCTQQRCFGSFSSLHHPASSSLSDRRSGSSSISSTSSQPQEHCPSTRSSSFSEGRSLLEQPGSATCFHVPSPKDPFCPASEMSSSTASQSEDTWMGSQDDPQSDANDGPEYLAIGNLGRRGRVCSSTSTNSTKSSSSKLFSSSSSQKLDSVSSLGEQGASGGGSRGLSLLRRSSFSEGQSSAPQGILKKSHVRSHSDTNVASGKLHESHGDPGGGRGPISASTQSSELSTPSSLYMEYDSGQYLSSGEGMFRRPSEGQSLISYLSEQDFGSCADLEKENAHFSISESLIAAIELMKCNMMSRQLEEEEEDSDKEIQELKQKIRIRRQQIRTRHLFPACQELGSDSLVATDSGSQFSSHGSVRLSDSGSMEDVEEYEIRDADIKRNPDSSRKSFLSSDSMSHSFLNSNSAEAVAMGLLKQFEGMQLPAASELEWLVPEHDAPQKLLPIPDSLPISPDDGEHADIYKLRIRVRGNLEWAPPRPQIIFNVHPTPTRKVAVAKQNYRCAGCGIRTDPDYMKRLRYCEYLGKYFCQCCHENAQMVIPSRILRKWDFSKYCVSNFSKDLLSKIWSDPLFNVQDINPALYRKVKSLNQVWLLRIQLFHMKNMFKTCRLAKDLLDSFDAVPGHLTEDLHLYSLSDLSATKKGDLVPRLTELLKAGSLHVEKCMLCQAKGFICEFCQNEGDIIFPFELNKCRTCEECKACYHKSCFKSTRCPRCERLQARRELLAKQSMESYVSDYEDELEEPEAVAAT; encoded by the exons ATGGAGGTCGGGCCACGCGAGGGGCGCGCGGAGAGCAG GAAGGAGCATTGGAAGCTGCTAGGCAACCTGAAGACCACAGTGGAAGGCTTGGTGTCCACCAGTAACCCAAATGTCTGGTCCAAGTATGGCGGCTTGGAACGGCTCTGCAGAGACATGCACAGCATCCTCTACCATGGGCTCATCCACGACAAG GTGTGCTGCAGACAGAAGGATTACTGGCAGTTTGTGAAGGACATTCGCTGGTTGAGTCCTGGCTCTGCTCATCACCTGGAGAAG TTCATCAGCCTGCAGGAGAGCAACCAGCCTGACTCAGAGGGCTCAGGGGACCAGGCCATCGcacagctgtggctgcagcacagcctgcagtgTCACTGCCTGTCGGCGCAGCTGAGACCACTCCTGGGGAACCGGCAGTACATCAGGAAATTCTATGCAG ACACTGCCTTCCTGCTCAGTGACGCCCACGTCACGGCcatgctgcagtgcctggaggCTGTTGAGCAGAACAACCCCAGGCTTCTGGCTCAGATCGACACCTCCATG CTGGCCGGCACGTCACTGCCGTCCCTGTGCACATCAGGTCCTTTGACAAGAGAGATGTGTGACCATGACGCAGAAGGACAGGAGAGCCATCTGCCTGGGGCACTGGGCTGCCTGGATCATTGTGCTGAGAGCCTG CTTACCAGGAAGAGTGACGGTCTGCCCCTGGTGACCAAGAGCCAGAGCCTGACTGCACTCCCCGCATCCCCGTAcgtccctgctgcaggctgcacaCAGCAGCGCTGCTTTGGGTCCTTCTCCAGCCTCCACCATCCAGCCTCCTCTAGCCTCTCAG ACAGGAGATCAGGGAGCTCCTCCATCAGCTCCACCTCTAGCCAGCCCCAGGAGCACTGCCCATCCACCCGGTCCTCCTCCTTCAGCGAGGGCAggtccctgctggagcagcccGGCTCTGCCACCTGCTTCCACGTCCCCTCACCCAAAGACCCCTTCTGTCCGGCCAGTGAGATGAGCTCCAGCACCGCCAGCCAGAGCGAGGACACTTGGATGGGGAGTCAGGATGATCCGCAGAGTGATGCTAATGATGGACCGGAGTACCTGGCCATTGGGAACTtggggcgccggggccgggtgtgcagcagcaccagcaccaaCAGCACCAAGAGCAGTAGCTCCAAActcttctcctccagcagctcccagaagcTGGACTCTGTCTCATcactgggagagcagggggCAAGTGGAGGTGGAAGCAGGGGCCTGAGCCTGTTGCGCCGGTCCAGCTTCTCAGAGGGACAGTCATCAGCTCCGCAGGGAATCCTCAAGAAGAGCCATGTGCGCTCGCACTCCGACACCAACGTGGCTTCGGGGAAGTTGCACG AGTCCCATGGCGATCCAGGTGGAGGGAGAGGGCCAATCTCTGCTTCCACCCAGAGCAGTGAACTGAGCACACCCAGCTCCCTCTACATGGAGTATG ACTCTGGGCAGTACCTGAGCTCAGGAGAAGGGATGTTCAGAAGACCCTCAGAAGGGCAGTCTCTCATCAGCTACCTCTCTGAGCAGGACTTTGGCAGCTGTGCAGACCTGGagaag GAGAATGCCCACTTCAGCATCTCAGAGTCTCTGATCGCTGCCATTGAGCTGATGAAATGCAACATGATGAGccggcagctggaggaggaggaagaagacagTGACAAGGAGATTCAGGAGCTTAAACAAAAGATTCGCATTCGGCGCCAGCAGATCCGCACCAGGCACCTGTTCCCTGCCTGCCAGGAGTTAGGCTCAGACA GTCTTGTGGCTACAGACAGCGGGTCCCAGTTCAGCTCTCATGGCTCCGTGCGGCTCTCTGACTCTGGCTCCATGGAGGATGTGGAAGAGTACGAGATCCGAG ATGCAGACATCAAGAGGAACCCAGACTCCAGCAGGAAGTCCTTTCTCTCCTCGGACTCCAT GTCCCACTCCTTCCTCAATTCCAACTCGGCCGAGGCCGTGGCCATGGGCTTGTTGAAGCAGTTTGAGGGCATGCAGCTTCCGGCTGCCTCTGAATTGGAGTGGCTGGTCCCTGAGCACGACGCCCCACAGAAG ctcctgcccatCCCCGACTCTCTGCCCATCTCTCCTGACGATGGAGAACATGCCGACATCTACAAGCTGAGGATTCGGGTGCGCGGAAACTTGGAGTGGGCCCCACCACGACCACAGATCATCTTCAATGTTCACCCAACCCCAAC GAGGAAGGTGGCCGTGGCCAAGCAGAATTACCGTTGTGCAGGCTGTGGCATCCGGACTGATCCTG ATTACATGAAGCGGCTGCGGTACTGTGAGTACCTGGGGAAGTATTTCTGCCAGTGCTGCCACGAGAATGCCCAGATGGTCATCCCCAGCCGCATCCTGCGCAAGTGGGACTTCAGCAAGTACTGTGTGAGCAACTTCTCCAAAGACCTGCTGAGCAAGATCTGGAGTGACCCGCTCTTCAATGTGCAGGATATCAATCCTGCCCTGTACCGGAAAGTGAAGTCTCTCAACCAAGTGTGG ctgctgcGAATCCAGCTTTTCCACATGAAGAACATGTTTAAGACGTGCCGGCTAGCTAAAGA CCTCCTAGACTCCTTCGATGCAGTGCCTGGCCACTTGACGGAGGATTTGCACCTCTACTCGCTGAGCGACCTCAGTGCCACGAAGAAAGGGGACCTGGTGCCTCGACTGACAGAGCTCCTGAAAGCAGGCAGCCTTCATGTTGAGAAGTGCATG ctgTGCCAAGCCAAAGGCTTCATCTGTGAGTTCTGCCAGAATGAGGGTGACATCATTTTCCCCTTTGAGCTCAACAAGTGCAGGACATGTGAAG AGTGCAAAGCCTGCTACCACAAATCCTGCTTCAAATCCACCCGCTGTCCCCGCTGTGAGCGGCTTCAAGCCCGGAGAGAGCTGCTGGCCAAGCAGAGCATGGAGTCCTACGTCTCAGACTACGAAGACGAGCTGGAGGAGCCAGAGGCAGTGGCAGCCACCTGA